A window of Rubricoccus marinus contains these coding sequences:
- the dprA gene encoding DNA-processing protein DprA, translated as MNLFANPDSELDERRALIALAAVPGVGSGRARALLSALGSAAEVFASPEARLARVDGIGKGTARAIARADPWAYADAQLATAEKLGATLLTLADDGYPERLRQIYDPPPFLWVRGEITPEDARAVAVVGTRKASDEGRRAAHRLGRELSDAGVTVVSGLAYGIDIEAHRGALASGGRTIAVLGSGVDRIYPSRHANTVRQILEEGRGAVVSELSLGTKPDAGNFPRRNRIIAGLSVATVVAEARVSGGALLTAMMALEQNREVFAFPVSIFSEAQGTNRLIQRGFAALATSAADILEDLAPLLPASGAALGAAEASGANGATPAPEAPPDLTAGERKLFNALRTEPRHLDTICAETGVDTSTALVYLLKLEFRGLVRQLAGKQFYRG; from the coding sequence ATGAACTTGTTCGCGAACCCCGACTCCGAACTGGACGAGCGGCGCGCTCTTATCGCCCTCGCGGCCGTTCCTGGTGTGGGGTCGGGACGCGCACGGGCTCTGCTCTCGGCGCTGGGCAGCGCCGCCGAGGTGTTCGCCTCGCCAGAGGCCCGGCTGGCGCGCGTGGACGGCATCGGAAAGGGCACGGCGCGGGCCATCGCGCGGGCGGACCCGTGGGCCTACGCCGACGCGCAGCTCGCGACGGCGGAGAAGCTGGGCGCAACGCTCCTCACGCTCGCAGACGACGGCTACCCGGAGCGCCTGCGCCAGATTTACGATCCGCCGCCGTTTCTCTGGGTGCGCGGCGAGATCACGCCAGAGGACGCGCGGGCCGTGGCAGTGGTCGGCACGCGGAAGGCCAGCGACGAAGGCCGCCGCGCGGCGCACCGCCTGGGCCGCGAGCTGTCCGACGCCGGCGTGACGGTCGTGAGCGGGCTGGCCTACGGCATCGACATCGAGGCGCACCGGGGCGCCCTGGCCTCTGGCGGGCGGACGATCGCCGTCCTGGGCTCGGGCGTGGACCGGATCTACCCCTCGCGCCACGCCAACACCGTCCGGCAGATCCTCGAAGAGGGGAGAGGCGCCGTCGTCAGCGAGCTCTCGCTCGGGACGAAGCCCGACGCCGGCAACTTCCCGCGCCGCAACCGCATCATCGCGGGCTTGAGCGTCGCGACGGTCGTGGCCGAGGCACGCGTCTCGGGCGGCGCGCTGCTGACGGCCATGATGGCGCTGGAGCAGAACCGCGAGGTGTTCGCCTTCCCGGTCTCCATCTTCTCCGAGGCGCAAGGCACCAACCGCCTTATCCAGCGCGGCTTCGCCGCCCTCGCGACCTCTGCCGCCGACATCCTGGAGGATCTCGCGCCACTACTCCCGGCCTCTGGCGCGGCTCTAGGAGCAGCCGAGGCCTCTGGCGCCAACGGCGCGACACCTGCGCCAGAGGCCCCGCCGGACCTCACCGCTGGCGAGCGGAAGTTGTTCAACGCACTGAGGACGGAGCCGCGGCACCTGGACACGATCTGCGCCGAGACCGGCGTGGACACGTCGACGGCACTCGTCTACCTGTTGAAGTTGGAGTTCCGAGGCCTGGTGCGCCAACTCGCTGGAAAGCAGTTCTATCGGGGCTAA
- a CDS encoding endonuclease/exonuclease/phosphatase family protein, with amino-acid sequence MVSALKVFLLILAAVWVIATALPFIRAPYWWVRMFDFPRAQITVGALVTLGLFGLVNIGMAEPKRWEWVTFALLGIAVAYQVYRMLPYTKVWSEQVVRAAPDADPDRRIRLVISNVLMENRDGERWLEVIRDADPDVMAAVETDEWWAETARGLEETLPYAIEVPQDDTYGMLVRSRLPIVNHEVRHFVEETVPSIEATLELASGEHIKLLILHPRPPRPDIQQDSRLRDAELVMAGREVATFDVPTLVAGDLNDVAWSRSTTLFQKLSGLLDPRIGRGLFSTFHADHWWLRYPLDHVFHSDDLALVEIQRLGNVGSDHFPMMIELAIDPSVRPLQEAPDKNREDVDQADEAVEEAAEQLVEESPSERRERQIEDQ; translated from the coding sequence ATGGTCTCCGCTCTCAAAGTCTTCCTCCTCATTTTAGCAGCCGTGTGGGTGATCGCGACGGCGCTGCCGTTTATCCGCGCCCCGTACTGGTGGGTGCGGATGTTCGACTTCCCCCGTGCCCAGATCACCGTCGGCGCGCTGGTTACGCTGGGGCTGTTCGGGCTCGTCAATATTGGCATGGCGGAGCCGAAGCGGTGGGAGTGGGTCACGTTTGCCTTGCTGGGCATTGCGGTGGCGTACCAGGTCTACCGGATGTTGCCGTACACGAAGGTGTGGAGCGAGCAGGTGGTGCGCGCCGCGCCAGACGCCGACCCGGACCGCCGCATCCGGCTCGTGATCTCGAACGTGCTGATGGAAAACCGCGACGGCGAGCGCTGGCTTGAGGTCATCCGCGATGCGGACCCCGACGTGATGGCGGCGGTGGAGACCGACGAGTGGTGGGCCGAGACCGCCAGAGGCCTTGAAGAGACGCTGCCGTACGCTATCGAGGTGCCGCAAGACGACACCTACGGCATGCTCGTCCGCAGCCGCCTTCCCATCGTCAACCATGAGGTCCGGCACTTCGTGGAGGAGACCGTCCCCAGCATTGAGGCGACGCTGGAGCTGGCCTCTGGCGAGCACATCAAGCTCCTCATCCTGCACCCGCGCCCGCCGCGGCCGGACATCCAGCAGGACTCGCGCCTGCGCGACGCCGAACTCGTCATGGCCGGGCGCGAGGTCGCCACCTTCGACGTGCCTACGCTCGTCGCGGGGGACCTCAACGATGTGGCGTGGAGCCGGAGCACGACGCTGTTCCAGAAGCTTTCCGGCCTGCTCGATCCGCGGATCGGCCGCGGGCTGTTCTCCACGTTCCACGCGGACCACTGGTGGCTCCGCTACCCGCTGGACCACGTGTTCCACTCCGACGACCTCGCGCTCGTCGAGATCCAGCGGCTGGGCAACGTCGGGAGCGATCACTTCCCCATGATGATCGAGCTCGCGATCGACCCATCTGTCCGTCCACTTCAGGAGGCACCGGACAAGAACCGCGAGGACGTGGACCAGGCGGACGAAGCCGTCGAGGAGGCCGCCGAACAACTCGTCGAGGAGTCGCCCTCGGAGCGGAGGGAGCGCCAAATCGAGGACCAGTAA
- a CDS encoding isocitrate/isopropylmalate dehydrogenase family protein, translating to MATPATLIYGDGIGPEVVKATVHVLEATGVEFEWDEQQAGLGAYEATGNPLPDATVESIERTKLALKGPLTTPVGSGFRSINVALRKRFDCYANIRPCVTLPNTKGPFEGIDLMLYRENTEGLYTGIEYRDDRNDIADAVARYSRKGCERIVRYAFEDAIKRGRKRLTLVHKANILKETGGMFLRIGKEIAEEYPQIQFDDRIVDNMAMQLVIRPQEYDSIVTSNLFGDILSDLMSGLVGGLGVTGSANIGEEHALFEAVHGSAPDIAGQGIANPTAIIRSGEMMLRYLGENAAADAVATALHDVYAENTHLTSDLGGTASTSEFADHLAARVAQIVNA from the coding sequence ATGGCTACCCCCGCAACTCTCATCTACGGCGACGGCATCGGTCCCGAAGTCGTCAAGGCTACCGTCCACGTCCTCGAAGCCACCGGCGTCGAGTTCGAGTGGGACGAGCAGCAGGCGGGGCTGGGCGCGTACGAGGCGACGGGCAACCCGCTTCCGGACGCGACCGTCGAGAGCATCGAGCGGACCAAGCTCGCGCTTAAGGGACCCCTCACGACGCCCGTCGGCAGCGGCTTCCGCAGCATCAACGTGGCGCTGCGCAAGCGCTTCGACTGCTACGCCAACATTCGGCCGTGCGTCACGCTGCCCAACACCAAGGGGCCGTTCGAGGGCATCGACCTGATGCTCTACCGCGAGAACACCGAGGGCCTCTACACCGGCATCGAGTACCGCGACGACCGCAACGACATCGCGGACGCCGTTGCGCGCTACTCCCGCAAGGGCTGTGAGCGCATCGTGCGCTACGCCTTCGAGGACGCCATCAAGCGCGGTCGCAAGCGGCTCACGCTCGTGCACAAGGCCAACATCCTCAAGGAGACCGGCGGCATGTTCCTTCGCATCGGCAAGGAGATCGCCGAGGAGTACCCGCAGATCCAGTTCGACGACCGGATCGTGGACAACATGGCGATGCAGCTCGTCATCCGGCCGCAGGAGTACGATTCCATCGTGACCTCCAACCTGTTCGGGGACATCCTATCGGACCTGATGAGCGGGCTCGTCGGCGGGCTCGGTGTGACGGGATCGGCAAACATCGGCGAGGAGCACGCGCTGTTCGAGGCCGTGCACGGCTCGGCGCCTGACATCGCGGGCCAGGGCATCGCTAACCCGACGGCCATCATCCGCTCCGGCGAGATGATGCTCCGCTACCTCGGCGAGAACGCCGCCGCGGACGCCGTCGCGACGGCGCTGCACGATGTGTACGCGGAGAACACCCACCTCACGAGCGACCTGGGCGGGACCGCCTCCACGTCCGAGTTCGCCGACCACCTCGCGGCCCGCGTGGCCCAGATCGTGAACGCATGA
- a CDS encoding DUF4293 family protein, with protein MIQRIQTLYLLVAGTLLVLFAVFADAWAAPIAANMAWLGTAGLVLAAIAAAIAFIAAVLYKDRKRQRRIIQAAQVVDLLVVAVAVGGLFLREGDAPLATGGILLALAPVLAYVILRLAQRGVDKDIALVRSMDRLR; from the coding sequence ATGATCCAGCGCATCCAAACGCTTTACCTCCTCGTCGCGGGCACGCTGCTCGTGCTCTTCGCCGTCTTCGCCGACGCGTGGGCGGCGCCGATCGCGGCCAACATGGCGTGGTTGGGAACGGCCGGGCTCGTGCTGGCGGCCATCGCCGCGGCCATCGCGTTTATCGCGGCGGTGCTGTACAAGGACCGCAAGCGCCAGCGGCGCATTATCCAGGCGGCGCAGGTCGTGGACCTCCTCGTGGTGGCGGTCGCCGTTGGAGGCCTCTTCCTCCGCGAAGGCGACGCGCCTCTGGCGACCGGCGGCATCCTGCTCGCGCTCGCGCCGGTCCTGGCGTACGTGATCCTGCGTCTCGCGCAGCGCGGCGTGGACAAGGACATCGCGCTCGTGCGCTCGATGGACCGCCTCCGCTAA
- a CDS encoding DMT family transporter: protein MGRPLADAPAQPGAAPEAQASATASGVPLRVWAVLSVGLATLGASAILIRLAGVDSGLDFRVLVFWRLTFTVALLLPVGLGRDARADYARVTGRDVALVGAAGVLLGIHFLGWFASLAHTSVASATVLVTMSPLFIAILGTLFFRERPGVRAWLAILMGVAGAVLIGLADARGGVFPRALLGNSLALGAAFAISLYLLVGRSVRQRLGFAAYFFPLNVVVLGLVTLVALASGVSLAVGWPTLGLCLVMALGPGLLGHGAFAYSVKYIPAATLGLLSLLEPLVSAVLAVFLFKEFPLPLAIVGMVVVLVSIAAILWPGPARARG from the coding sequence ATGGGCAGGCCTCTGGCGGACGCTCCGGCGCAGCCCGGTGCGGCGCCAGAGGCGCAGGCAAGCGCCACGGCCTCTGGCGTTCCGCTCCGCGTCTGGGCCGTGCTCTCGGTCGGACTGGCGACGCTGGGCGCCTCGGCGATTCTGATTCGCCTCGCGGGCGTCGATAGCGGGCTGGACTTCCGGGTCCTCGTCTTTTGGCGCCTCACGTTTACGGTCGCGTTGCTGCTCCCGGTTGGCCTCGGTCGAGACGCGCGGGCAGATTACGCGCGCGTGACCGGGCGCGATGTGGCGCTGGTGGGGGCGGCAGGCGTCCTGCTGGGCATCCACTTTCTGGGTTGGTTCGCGTCGCTGGCGCACACGAGCGTGGCGAGCGCGACGGTCCTGGTGACGATGAGCCCGCTGTTTATCGCCATCCTGGGAACGCTGTTTTTCCGCGAGAGGCCCGGCGTCCGCGCCTGGCTCGCCATTCTGATGGGCGTCGCGGGGGCGGTCCTGATCGGTCTCGCGGACGCCAGAGGCGGCGTCTTTCCGCGCGCATTGCTGGGCAACAGCCTCGCGCTGGGCGCGGCTTTCGCCATCTCGCTCTACCTCCTCGTAGGGCGGAGCGTGCGCCAGAGGCTCGGGTTCGCGGCGTACTTCTTCCCGCTGAACGTCGTCGTGCTGGGACTGGTCACGCTCGTGGCGCTGGCCTCTGGCGTGAGCCTCGCAGTCGGGTGGCCGACGTTGGGACTGTGCCTGGTGATGGCGCTCGGGCCGGGATTGCTGGGCCACGGTGCGTTCGCGTACTCCGTCAAGTACATCCCGGCGGCGACGCTCGGGCTGCTGTCGCTGCTCGAACCCCTCGTCTCCGCTGTCCTCGCGGTGTTCCTGTTCAAGGAGTTCCCGCTCCCGCTGGCGATCGTGGGCATGGTAGTCGTGCTGGTGTCCATCGCCGCGATCCTGTGGCCGGGGCCCGCACGCGCTCGCGGCTAG
- a CDS encoding glycosyltransferase family 2 protein, whose amino-acid sequence MSAPLVSVVIVTWNGLELLQRFLPSVLATDYPALEIVVADNASGDGTAEWLAEHHPKVVVVRHAGNLLFAGGNNEAVAHARGEILVFLNNDVEVPLDWLRPLAAALAEPGVAAVQPKLLQLDRATFEYAGASGGFLDRFGFPFTRGRIFDALEPDAGQYDDARDVTWATGAALAVRREAFLDAGGFDASFGMHMEEIDLCWRLWRMGWRVRVAPEAEVYHLGGASLPRGNARKTYFNYRNGLVMLAKNLPAPEARRVLRARRAFDAAAAARALASGDLATARAIREGWRDARARIATITSPPAGEPQPPLYQRSVVLDHFARGKDRFADLAADAFRDPASGARG is encoded by the coding sequence GTGTCTGCCCCGCTCGTCTCCGTCGTCATCGTCACTTGGAACGGGCTGGAGTTGCTACAGCGCTTTCTCCCCTCGGTCCTCGCGACGGACTACCCCGCGCTCGAGATCGTCGTCGCGGACAACGCTTCTGGCGACGGCACGGCAGAGTGGCTGGCGGAGCACCACCCCAAAGTGGTCGTCGTGCGCCACGCGGGCAACCTGCTGTTTGCCGGCGGCAACAACGAGGCCGTGGCCCACGCCAGAGGCGAGATCCTGGTGTTCCTCAACAACGACGTGGAGGTGCCGCTGGACTGGCTGCGGCCTCTGGCGGCAGCCCTCGCCGAGCCGGGCGTGGCGGCGGTCCAGCCCAAGTTGCTGCAACTGGACCGCGCGACGTTTGAGTACGCCGGCGCGTCGGGCGGATTCCTGGACCGCTTCGGCTTCCCCTTTACGCGCGGCCGTATTTTCGACGCGCTGGAGCCCGACGCCGGTCAGTACGACGATGCCCGCGATGTGACCTGGGCGACGGGCGCCGCCCTCGCCGTCCGACGCGAGGCGTTCCTCGACGCCGGCGGGTTTGACGCCTCGTTCGGCATGCACATGGAGGAGATCGACCTCTGCTGGCGCCTCTGGCGGATGGGCTGGCGCGTGCGCGTAGCGCCCGAGGCTGAGGTGTACCACCTGGGCGGTGCGTCGTTGCCACGCGGAAACGCGCGCAAGACGTATTTCAACTACCGCAACGGGCTCGTCATGCTGGCCAAGAACCTGCCCGCGCCAGAGGCCCGTCGCGTTCTCCGCGCCCGCCGAGCCTTCGACGCCGCCGCCGCGGCTCGCGCCCTCGCCTCTGGCGACCTCGCGACTGCCCGCGCCATCCGCGAGGGCTGGCGCGACGCCCGAGCACGCATCGCGACGATCACCTCGCCCCCCGCAGGTGAACCACAGCCGCCGCTCTACCAACGGTCCGTCGTGCTCGATCACTTCGCTCGGGGGAAGGATCGCTTTGCCGACCTCGCGGCCGACGCGTTCCGCGATCCCGCCTCTGGCGCTAGAGGCTAG
- a CDS encoding RecQ family ATP-dependent DNA helicase has protein sequence MIPDAPAASLDVLRQRWGYSAFRPGQAEAIGAVCEGRDVLAVLPTGGGKSLVYQVPALVRPGVALVVSPLIALMRDQVDALHARGVRAAMAHGGLSRRDQEQLWTDAEFGRYQLIYLTPERLQTDLFQSRAPRLPVSLLAIDEAHCISEWGHDFRPAYRRIASARGLLTTASGERSPVVAVTATATPEVRRDIVAQLELQDPELVVRGFDRPNLVWSVLHAENKAQTVLDVFEGVPGPGLIYAGTRKATEQWARRLAAAGMSAEAYHAGLAPEARTNVQRRWIAGETRVIAATSAFGMGIDKADVRAVVHTALPPTVEAYYQEAGRAGRDGERAYCALVIGPRDEALPRAMAANSHPSPAQVQAVYEAAGSLAGLAIGSEPDGPTRVDPSRLATLASVPEPLARAALQHLAEQGAWSIRDARPDRVRVRVHQTAPALLAYAEMQKPPLARFITALLRTLPPEAFGDGADVRLEKLTRATELSEPRVLAGLDFLQQREIVSTTRGAGVDLVWAASRATSAPIDAAALARGQRRASRGLDHVVRYAQSVGCRRQHLLAYFGESAPSRCGRCDVCLGRHRPAAVTPEDESDLITILGAVERDEPRASWLPDTSPRRRNALADWLLAEGLLDLAEPLADVYALTPKGLKALRRRS, from the coding sequence GTGATCCCCGACGCTCCCGCCGCCTCCCTCGATGTTCTCCGCCAGAGGTGGGGCTACAGCGCATTCCGGCCGGGCCAAGCCGAGGCCATCGGCGCGGTCTGCGAGGGCCGTGACGTGCTCGCCGTTCTGCCGACGGGCGGCGGCAAAAGCCTGGTCTACCAAGTGCCCGCGCTGGTTCGTCCGGGCGTGGCGCTCGTGGTCTCACCGCTGATCGCGCTCATGCGCGATCAGGTGGACGCCCTCCACGCCAGAGGCGTCCGCGCCGCGATGGCGCACGGCGGCCTCTCGCGCCGCGACCAGGAGCAGCTGTGGACCGACGCGGAGTTCGGACGCTACCAGCTGATCTACCTCACGCCGGAACGCCTTCAGACCGACCTGTTCCAGTCCCGCGCGCCGCGCCTGCCGGTCTCGCTCCTGGCAATCGACGAGGCGCACTGCATCTCGGAGTGGGGCCACGACTTCCGGCCGGCGTATCGCCGCATCGCGAGCGCCAGAGGCCTGCTCACAACGGCCTCCGGCGAGAGGTCGCCCGTCGTTGCGGTGACGGCGACGGCGACTCCAGAGGTCCGGCGCGACATCGTGGCGCAACTGGAGTTGCAGGACCCCGAACTCGTCGTGCGCGGGTTCGACCGGCCCAATCTGGTGTGGAGCGTCCTCCACGCCGAGAACAAGGCCCAGACGGTTTTGGACGTGTTCGAGGGCGTGCCGGGGCCGGGGCTGATCTACGCCGGCACGCGCAAGGCGACGGAGCAGTGGGCGCGCCGCCTCGCTGCCGCTGGCATGAGCGCCGAGGCGTACCACGCCGGTCTGGCGCCAGAGGCGCGTACAAACGTGCAGCGGCGCTGGATCGCAGGTGAAACACGCGTCATCGCGGCGACGAGCGCGTTCGGCATGGGCATCGACAAGGCGGACGTGCGGGCCGTTGTGCACACGGCGCTCCCGCCAACGGTGGAGGCGTACTACCAGGAAGCCGGCCGCGCCGGGCGCGACGGCGAGCGGGCGTACTGCGCGCTCGTGATCGGCCCGCGCGATGAGGCGCTCCCACGTGCGATGGCGGCGAACAGCCACCCAAGCCCGGCGCAGGTACAGGCCGTGTACGAGGCCGCCGGGTCGCTCGCAGGCCTCGCCATCGGTTCCGAGCCCGACGGGCCAACGCGCGTCGATCCCTCGCGCCTCGCGACGCTCGCGAGCGTGCCCGAGCCTCTGGCGCGTGCGGCGCTCCAGCACCTCGCCGAGCAAGGCGCGTGGAGCATCCGCGATGCCCGGCCCGACCGCGTTCGCGTTCGCGTCCACCAGACCGCGCCCGCGCTCCTGGCCTACGCCGAGATGCAGAAGCCGCCTCTGGCGCGCTTCATCACCGCGCTTCTCCGCACGCTCCCGCCAGAAGCCTTCGGCGACGGCGCCGACGTGCGCCTGGAAAAGCTGACCCGGGCGACCGAACTCTCGGAGCCGCGCGTACTGGCGGGCCTGGACTTTCTGCAGCAGCGCGAGATCGTCTCCACGACGCGCGGCGCGGGCGTGGACCTCGTCTGGGCCGCCTCTCGCGCCACGTCGGCTCCCATCGACGCGGCGGCGCTCGCCAGAGGCCAGCGCCGGGCCTCGCGCGGGCTGGATCACGTCGTGCGGTACGCACAGAGCGTGGGCTGCCGGCGTCAGCACCTTCTCGCCTACTTCGGCGAGTCCGCGCCCTCGCGCTGCGGTCGGTGCGATGTGTGCCTCGGCCGCCACCGGCCCGCAGCGGTCACGCCAGAGGACGAGTCGGACTTGATCACGATTCTGGGCGCTGTTGAGCGCGACGAACCGCGTGCCTCCTGGCTCCCCGACACCTCGCCGCGCCGCCGCAACGCGCTCGCGGACTGGCTTCTCGCCGAGGGCCTGCTGGATCTGGCCGAGCCTCTGGCGGACGTCTACGCGCTCACGCCCAAAGGTCTCAAAGCGCTCCGCCGCCGATCGTAA
- a CDS encoding NRDE family protein → MCVLFLAIDRHPRWRVVLAANRDEHYARKTAPAGLWRDAGGSHRGIIGGRDLEAGGTWLGVTEDARWAALTNVRDLPSHGENRRSRGDLPAAFLREGASPEAFAREAFRQREAFNPFNLLTGAGAEVWYASTHTAAPERVPPGVHGLSNATLNTPWPKVTRGKAQLERLLHSADLTPDALFALLEDAEPAPDADLPETGVGLEWERILSPIYIASPDYGTRASTVLLLDRDGAGHFVERTTAPEASGVRERAFTIGGGAL, encoded by the coding sequence ATGTGCGTCCTCTTTCTCGCGATTGACCGGCACCCGCGGTGGCGCGTCGTCCTCGCGGCCAACCGCGACGAGCACTACGCCCGTAAGACCGCCCCGGCAGGCCTCTGGCGGGATGCGGGCGGAAGCCATAGAGGAATCATCGGCGGTCGAGATTTGGAGGCGGGCGGCACGTGGCTCGGCGTTACCGAGGACGCGCGGTGGGCCGCGCTCACGAACGTGCGCGATCTGCCCTCCCACGGCGAGAACCGGCGCTCGCGCGGGGACCTCCCCGCCGCGTTTCTCCGCGAGGGCGCCTCGCCAGAGGCCTTTGCACGCGAGGCCTTTCGGCAGCGGGAGGCGTTCAACCCGTTCAACCTGCTCACCGGTGCGGGCGCCGAGGTCTGGTACGCGTCCACGCACACCGCCGCGCCCGAGCGCGTGCCGCCCGGCGTCCACGGCCTCTCCAACGCAACGCTGAACACGCCGTGGCCCAAGGTGACCCGCGGGAAGGCACAGTTGGAGCGCCTGCTCCACAGCGCCGACCTCACCCCCGACGCGCTGTTCGCGCTGCTTGAGGACGCCGAGCCGGCGCCCGACGCAGACCTTCCCGAGACCGGCGTCGGGCTGGAGTGGGAGCGCATCCTCTCCCCCATCTACATCGCCTCGCCGGACTACGGCACGCGCGCCAGCACCGTCCTGCTCTTGGACCGCGACGGCGCCGGCCACTTCGTAGAACGCACGACGGCGCCAGAGGCCTCTGGCGTCCGCGAGCGCGCGTTTACGATCGGCGGCGGAGCGCTTTGA
- a CDS encoding spore maturation protein, translating into MDTFREIISVLSVFVLPALIVGIPLYGLFKRVPVYESFVDGAKEGFALAVTIIPYLVAILFAIGMFRASGALDFLVTALTPVLAVIGVPAEVLPMAIVRPLTGSGSAAIVADFATQYGVDNILTRIVATMFGSTETTFYVIAVYFGAVGIKKTRHALPAGLIADAAAMLFAVWICLWLFG; encoded by the coding sequence ATGGACACCTTCCGAGAGATTATCAGCGTCCTGTCCGTGTTCGTGCTCCCGGCACTCATCGTCGGGATCCCGCTGTACGGGCTGTTCAAGCGCGTGCCGGTCTACGAGAGCTTCGTGGACGGCGCGAAGGAGGGCTTCGCCCTCGCCGTGACCATCATCCCCTACCTCGTCGCGATCCTCTTCGCGATCGGGATGTTCCGGGCCTCTGGCGCGCTGGACTTCCTGGTGACAGCACTCACACCCGTCCTGGCCGTGATCGGCGTGCCCGCCGAGGTGCTCCCGATGGCGATCGTGCGCCCGTTGACGGGCTCGGGGTCCGCCGCCATCGTGGCGGACTTCGCGACGCAGTACGGCGTGGACAACATCCTGACCCGCATCGTCGCCACGATGTTCGGCTCCACGGAGACGACGTTCTACGTGATCGCGGTGTACTTCGGCGCCGTCGGCATCAAGAAGACGCGCCACGCGCTTCCGGCGGGCCTGATCGCGGACGCCGCGGCGATGCTCTTCGCGGTCTGGATCTGCCTCTGGCTGTTCGGCTGA
- a CDS encoding nucleoside recognition domain-containing protein, with amino-acid sequence MLNYIWAGLIVLSLLFATVSDVGDLTRDTYRNGQAVPLAVEFPGGYDSGAPRQPATIRLDSTALGSFYGLDAPLAVQETYTGTLLQTEAGGRELRFAADADLPGLLATIRDETNPRDQVLQGELGGGELTAPEADSLGAAGVEVLNTTITFAPVRFAKMRAISAAALEFAEVAVEIALGLIGVLALFLGLMKIAEQAGIVYALVKLVRPLLKPLFPGIPDGHPAMGMIALNLAANIFGLGNAATPFGIKAMEELQTLNPERDTATDEMAMLLAMNTASVQLVPPVLLIALIGLEINEVYFAIVFTTAASLTVAILTAKGLSKLRRYRESDPRRPENLATFTPALSPEAAGASASGATSSPDA; translated from the coding sequence ATGCTCAACTACATCTGGGCAGGTCTGATCGTTCTCAGCCTGCTCTTCGCCACCGTCTCCGACGTGGGCGACCTCACGCGGGACACGTACCGCAACGGCCAGGCGGTGCCACTGGCGGTGGAATTCCCCGGCGGCTACGACTCCGGCGCTCCGCGTCAGCCTGCGACGATCCGGCTGGACTCGACCGCGCTGGGCTCATTCTACGGCCTCGATGCGCCTCTGGCGGTCCAGGAGACCTACACCGGCACGCTGCTTCAGACCGAGGCCGGAGGCCGCGAGCTCCGCTTCGCCGCCGACGCCGACCTGCCCGGTCTTCTCGCGACGATCCGCGACGAGACGAACCCGCGCGACCAGGTGCTCCAGGGCGAGCTCGGGGGCGGGGAGCTCACGGCGCCAGAGGCTGATTCGCTGGGAGCCGCCGGGGTGGAGGTGCTGAACACGACGATCACCTTCGCGCCCGTGCGCTTTGCCAAGATGCGTGCCATCTCGGCGGCGGCGCTGGAGTTCGCCGAGGTCGCGGTCGAGATCGCGCTCGGACTGATCGGCGTCCTCGCGCTGTTCCTCGGGCTGATGAAGATCGCCGAGCAGGCGGGCATCGTTTACGCGCTCGTCAAGCTCGTGCGGCCCCTCCTGAAGCCGCTCTTTCCCGGTATTCCGGACGGACACCCCGCGATGGGCATGATCGCGCTCAACCTCGCGGCCAACATCTTCGGGCTGGGCAACGCGGCCACGCCGTTCGGCATCAAGGCGATGGAGGAGTTGCAGACGCTCAACCCCGAGCGCGATACCGCGACCGACGAGATGGCGATGCTGCTCGCGATGAACACGGCCTCGGTCCAGCTCGTGCCACCGGTCCTGCTCATCGCGCTGATCGGACTCGAGATTAACGAGGTCTACTTCGCCATCGTCTTCACGACGGCCGCCTCGCTCACGGTCGCGATCCTGACTGCGAAGGGGCTCTCCAAGCTCCGCCGCTACCGCGAAAGCGACCCGCGCCGCCCGGAGAACCTCGCGACATTCACGCCCGCGCTCTCGCCAGAGGCCGCTGGCGCCTCCGCCTCTGGCGCCACCTCTAGCCCCGACGCGTGA